The genomic stretch CCCATCCAGCTCTGTATCGTGTCCTGGGGTACTTTGCTATCAGGGCATGTTCCATACATTTTATGACATTAGAAATATCATAGTcacacagtctttccactgatgATCTTTGGGCTTTTATATctgtaaacaaaaaaataaacctgaaagCATTTATATGCAACATCTCTGTGAGAGTGTTCTTTATATCCAAAGGTTTGGCTGCAGCTTCAGGCTTGCTTTAAACTACTGTCTCAAATGCTGAGAGCAGTATAGCTACAGCAAAGCAGAGACCATAAAGACTGCAACACACCCAGAATACAAGCCCAATAAGCAAAAACCTCCCCGGCCCATGTTGTGAGCCAGATATTCTGTACAGTATAGGTTGTGTCATACTGCACTAACTTTTCAGATATCACTAAGCCATAAATGTAGCATATGGTCATAGCAGCTCATTCCCACTGGGTATTGTACCTCTAAGTATTGAGGGGCTAAGAAAGGTAGCATGACCTCATATCTCACCAATCTCATGTGTGAACTAATAGCTCAGGCATCATCTAACAGACACGTAGTTAAGAACAGTCAGTGATGGGTCCTTAATGAGCATTAATGATGTCCAGTAaatgttcacagaatcacagataggttgaggttggaagggacctctggcaCCAAGTCCCACTACTTAAGCTGGGTCacctagaccaggttgcccaggacatgtccagatggcttttgaatatccCCAAAGATGGGGATTCCACAACcaccctgggcaacctgtgccagtccTCACTCACCCTCACACTGAAGTGTTCAGCAGGAACATCCTGCGCTTCAGTGTGTACCCATTGCCTTGAATCCTATCCCTGGACAACACTAAAACCAGCTAGGCTCTGTTGTCTTTACAGCCTCAATTCAAGTATTTATATATGCTGATAATATCCCCCATGAGCTTTCATACAGTCATTTTCTACTTACATTCAACTAAGTATTTTTCTCCATAGGAGTCCCTGATCTCAGGAGTCAGTCTGTTCCAAAGTTTGAAGACGTATTTCTCAATGATATCTGAATGAACTACTTCTGCCTTAAAGAAACCATGCTCAACAGTGCTTACTTTCACTCCAAAATGCTGCATCTCTATCCTAGAagacaaaaaacccaataaTCTCCTTGACCATCCAGTAATGGCATAACTATGAATCATAAGTAAGTTGAAAATCTGTCACACAAATATTTGAGACTTAGATTCTTATCTTCATATATCAGAATTATTTTGAGATGTTCAAATTAGCTTCATAGCAGTGTATGTGTAGTGTAAAAGCAGAGCAGacaactgaggaaaaaaaagcagtgtcaAGTAGATTCACAGCTCTCTGTGTGGTTTATGTTGGACTCATGAAAAGGATGCAACAGCCAGGTGCATCTTAGTCATGCATTATCATAATAAAACTTCTGACTATTTCATATACTGTTGCATCATTTTAGTTCACAGCAAGAGCAGATCATTAAAGTGTCtgagaaaaagtaaaagtgaaaaaaaaatttcatttggattagaacttttttctttatcctATGGTTAAATGATTAAATGTTAATGCAGTAAAGGTTAGTGTGTTTCTTCTTGGTGTATGTACTCTATGTACTTTCGAGTTGAGTACAACTCCTTTAGGGTAAAAATGGCATCTTTGTTTTGCTGGACAGCTCAAGAGACTCAGGCAGGTATGTTCTACAGTGTGCAAAGGAATGGACCACATGTACATTAGCcattaatttctatttctttggGGTATAGGCTTTCTTTAAATAAGTACTCATAACTGTTTAAAACCAGCTTTCCTAGCCATTCTGACTTGTGAAGACTTGACTCACTGGGCTGGGCCTTAGCTTTCTAGAAGCAGTACAGTACAACTGGTTTCAGCAAAGGGTGCtcagctttattttctgaagttacAAGTACCTCTGGTAATGTGGTTGCTGTCTGGAATTACCCAGCTCAGATTGTTGTGGAGAATTAGAGCAAAATATTCAGGCAAGTACAACTTGCCCAAGAAACTGGATGTCTGGCCAGGCTATATTGTTGATTTGCTTTCATGTATGCAGTGGATTCACATGCCTGAAATCTGCACACTAACAACTTGTCTAGGATATGAAAATTTTCAAAGTGCAGGTCCTTGCTGGGTCTGTCCATAGTACTGGAGACTGAAATCCTAAAAAAAGTGACCAGtcctcttattttccttttcccctttaggCAAGATTTCCAGAGAGGAATCAAGATGGGCAAACATACAGTCACCCTTCCTCAGCACGTCTGGAATCTGTTCTTGGATTCATGCATGTATTTCTGGCTACTCACCGTAAGGTGTCAGAAAAAGCTTCCATGCCCCATTTGGACAGACTGTAGCCACCCCCTACAAAAGCCATGAGGCCTTTGGCATTAATTAGATTGATGACTCTTCCCTCAGCTTTTTTCAGAAGTGGCAGAAGCTTGAGTGTGATTtcaatcaatcccagcaggcTAACATCCAGGACTGAACGGAAGTCTTCAATCCTCAGCCAATCGGTGGGTCCTACAGGTGCTGTTCCTTCAGCATTGCTCACCAAGCCAAAAAGCCCTAGGAGGATTGCAAAACCATTTATTTCAGTATATGGCAATATCTTATCCTGGAGTTTCATGTGTGCATTGGGAACCAAGGACACAGTCTGCAAAAACTTCAAGGAGATGAATACAGTTATCTGGTATTTGTTTGGATGATCTACATTGTACACCTGGTATAATTTGCTGAAGAGCGTGGGTAAAGTATTAATGGAAAACTATTTTGTTTGGAGATGTGGGCCACCATGCTGGGCTTTATTATTCAGATCTGCTCAAGTATGTAGGCTCCTAATATGCACTTGTATTCTCGTGAAAATCAGATAGTCTGCATAGAAGCGGAAAGactgatttttctggttttgggtCTA from Corvus hawaiiensis isolate bCorHaw1 chromosome 7, bCorHaw1.pri.cur, whole genome shotgun sequence encodes the following:
- the DHRS9 gene encoding dehydrogenase/reductase SDR family member 9, with product MSLQNVSLSDLLHIAILASILPLIIYWLIRDRYRARNLNGKHVFITGCDTGLGNSLAKWLDKKGFCVIAACTTEKGSQQLQSCSSLSLKTVNLNLADSNSIARAVEFVTEQTAGKGLFGLVSNAEGTAPVGPTDWLRIEDFRSVLDVSLLGLIEITLKLLPLLKKAEGRVINLINAKGLMAFVGGGYSLSKWGMEAFSDTLRIEMQHFGVKVSTVEHGFFKAEVVHSDIIEKYVFKLWNRLTPEIRDSYGEKYLVEYIKAQRSSVERLCDYDISNVIKCMEHALIAKYPRTRYRAGWDAKFFWLFLSYAPSCLSDMLLHITFPVPADSRRSAHGVLINV